The window CTTTTGACCATACAACAAATGATTTCCCGCCGTTGTCCAGTTCATAGACTGCATAGTAATAGACAGATTCACCAGTAGGCTTCGCTGACGGCTTGTGGTGCAGTCTTTCATCAAGTCCGTACTCATAGGCGAACTCATCGGCTTTGTCCACCACACGGGCATTTATTCGCTTGTACTGCTTTGATCTGTAGGCAAGATCCAAGAGACCTTTGTACCCGAGCTGAAATTGAACCTCTGAGCCGTACGGGATCAGATAAGCCTGGCCGAGCGGTGTATTGGGTTCCAATCCAAGCTGAGCCGCCGTCATCAATGCGCCCATTAAGC is drawn from Oceanispirochaeta sp. and contains these coding sequences:
- a CDS encoding recombinase RecT — translated: LMGALMTAAQLGLEPNTPLGQAYLIPYGSEVQFQLGYKGLLDLAYRSKQYKRINARVVDKADEFAYEYGLDERLHHKPSAKPTGESVYYYAVYELDNGGKSFVVWSKEKVTKHAEKFSKSFNQSSSPWKGHFDAMACKTVLLDLLKSAPKSTEAAQAVASDNMTVRMDMADPEHHLDVDGDFEAV